The following is a genomic window from Bordetella petrii.
GCCAGCCAGGGCGTGTCCGCAAGCACGTTCAATACCTACACGCAAGGCCTCGCGCCCGACATGAGCGTGATCGCTTCGCTGGATGCACAACCCGAATTCAAAACTCCCATCTGGGACTACCTGGCCGCGCTGGTCGACGACGAACGCATCGCCGACGGGCGGCAGGCCCTGCAGCAGTGGCAGCCCGAGCTGGCCCGCGCGCAGGCGCAGTTCGGCGTCGATCCGGCCACGGTGGTGGCGGTGTGGGGCGTGGAGAGCAACTTCGGCAAGAAGTTGGGCGGGCGGCCGCTGCTGACTTCGCTGTCGACCCTGTCATGCTTCGGGCGTCGCCAAAGCTATTTCCGCGGCGAGTTCTTCGCCACGCTGAAAATCATCGAGCAAGAACACGTGCGTCCCGAGCGCCTGAACGGATCTTGGGCGGGCGCCTTTGGCCAGACACAGTTCATGCCCTCCACCTATTTGCGCCTGGCGGTCGATTTCGACGGAGACGGACGCCGCGACCTGGTCGACAGCGTGCCCGACGCCCTGGCCTCCACCGCCAACTTCCTGAAGCGCGCCGGCTGGCAGTCCGGGCTGCCCTGGGGTTTCGAAGTGGCCCTGCCGGCGGGCCTGGATATCCGCATCGCGGGCCGCCGCAACAAACGTCCCATGTCGGCGTGGGCCGCGCAGGGCGTCAAGCGCGTCGATGGCCAGCCGCTGCCGGCTGGCGATACCCCGGCAGGCCTGCTGCTCCCGGCGGGCCCGCAGGGGCCGGCCTTTCTGGTAACGCGCAATTTCGATGCGGTGTATTCGTACAACGCCGCCGAAAGCTATGCGCTGGCCATTGCCCATTTGTCTGACCGGCTGCGCGGCGCCGGCCCCTTTGTACGGGCCTGGCCCACCGACGATCCCGGCCTGTCGCGCGCCGAGCGGCGCGAGTTGCAATCGCTATTGATCGCGCGCGGCTACGACATCGGCGAGCCCGACGGCCTGATCGGCGCGCGCACCCGCACCGCCCTGCAGGCCGTGCAGCGCGAAGCCGGCCTCGTGGCCGATGGGCGGGCAGGGCAGAAATCCCTGCTATGGCTGCGCCAGAACGCCGCCGACCCGCCCGCCGGCGTCAATGCGCCGCCGGCGCGTTGAATACGTAAGCGTCCATCGACAGCACGCCATGACTGATGCCGCCGTCCAGCACCTCTACCTCGGATCCCGGGGCGGCGGCGCCGGCGGCGATCAGCAGCGGCAGGTAATGTTCGGCCGTGGGATGCGCGCGGCGCGCCTGCGGGGCCGCATCCAGGTAGCCTTCCAGGGCTTGGCGGTCATGCGCGCGCACCGCCGCGCGCGCCCACTCGGTAAAGGCTTGCACGTAGGGTTCGTCGGCGCCGTCGCGCTGGCGGAATTCATACAGGTTGTGTGTCAGGCTGCCCGAGCCCACGATCAGCACGCCTTCGCCGGACAGCGGCGCCAGGTTGCGTCCCAGCTCCCAGGCCTGGGCGGGCTCCAGCGAGGCAGGCAACGACAGCTGCACCACCGGCACGTCGTGCGCGGGAAACATATGCAGCATGGGCACCCAGGCGCCATGATCCAGGCCGCGCCGGTCATCCAGCGCGACCGCATGGCCGGCCTGGCCCAGCAGCGCCGCGACGCGCGCCGCCAGGGCGGGATCGCCCGGGGCCGGGTATTGCAACGCATACAGCGGCGCGGGAAAACCGCCGAAATCATGAATGGTCTCGGGCCGCGTGGATGCCGTCACGGCCAGGCCGCGGGTCATCCAGTGCGGCGATACGATCAGCACCGCGGCCGGTGTCGGACGGCGTTGCCCCAGGGCCGCCAGCAGCGGCCCCGCGCGGCCGGGTTCCAGGGCGAAGGTGGGCGCGCCGTGGGACACGAAAAGAGTAGGCTGTGCTTGCATGGCAGAAAATCTCCGTTAAGGCTGGCCCGGGACGGGGCAGCCCGTTTACTAGACTGTAATTGCCTAGTGAATAGAGATAAATAAGCCATTTGTGGAAACATTGTTCCAAGAATGGTGGGTAATATGGATCGCTTCGAAGAAATGCGCGTGTTCACCGCGGTGGTCGAGGCCGGCAGCTTCGTGAAAGCCGCCGAATCCCTGCGTATGTCCAAGGCGGGCGTCTCGCGCCACGTGACGGAGCTCGAAACCCGCCTGGGCGTGCGGCTCATGCAGCGCACCACCCGCCGGCAATCGCTGACCGAAGAAGGGCAGTTGTTCTATGAACGCTGCAAAATGCTGCTGGCCGAAGTCGAAGACGCCGAAACCGAAGTCAACAGCCGCAGCGGCGAGGTGGGCGGGCTGTTGCGCGTAAACGCGCCGCTGACTTTCGGCGTGCGCCACCTGGCGCCGCTGTGGGCGGTTTTCAAGGCTCAGCACCCCAGGCTGACACTGGACATCACCCTGGCCGACCGCGTGGTCGACCTGGTCGACGAAGGCTACGACGTGGCTGTGCGCATTACGCAGCTGGCCGACTCCACGCTGATCAGCCGCCATCTGGCCTCGACGCGCATGGTGCTGTGCGCCAGCCCCGCTTATATCCAGGCGCACGGGCGGCCCGAGCATCCCAAAGAGCTGGCCATGCACGCCGCCATTGCGTACAGCTACTGGGCCGGCCGCGACGAATGGCGTTTCCATGGCAGCGAGGGCGAAGTCAGCGTGCGCATCCAGCCCGTCATGCGCGCCAACAATGGCGACACCTGCGTGCAGGCCGCGCTGGCGCACCTGGGCGTCATCCTGCAGCCGACCTTTCTGGTTGGCGACGCCCTGCGCGCCGGCTCGCTGGTGGAGCTGATGCCGCAATACCGCTGCGCCGAACTGGGCATCTACGCTATGTATCCCACCCGGCGGCACGTGCCGCCGCGGGTGCGCGCGCTGGTCGACTTCCTGGCCGGCCACTTCGCGCACGCGCCGTGGCCCGACTGAGCCTGCGCGCCTTTTGCGGGCGGTGCCGTACCGCCTTTATTTCTACGGCGATTCAAAAAGGAGCTTGTGCGATGCCTAGTAGTCTGTCTCGTTCTGCTCGTTCGTATGGCCTGACGCTGTTGTGCTGCGCTGCCGTCGGCCTGGCGCACGCCGCGCCCGTG
Proteins encoded in this region:
- a CDS encoding LysR family transcriptional regulator, producing the protein MDRFEEMRVFTAVVEAGSFVKAAESLRMSKAGVSRHVTELETRLGVRLMQRTTRRQSLTEEGQLFYERCKMLLAEVEDAETEVNSRSGEVGGLLRVNAPLTFGVRHLAPLWAVFKAQHPRLTLDITLADRVVDLVDEGYDVAVRITQLADSTLISRHLASTRMVLCASPAYIQAHGRPEHPKELAMHAAIAYSYWAGRDEWRFHGSEGEVSVRIQPVMRANNGDTCVQAALAHLGVILQPTFLVGDALRAGSLVELMPQYRCAELGIYAMYPTRRHVPPRVRALVDFLAGHFAHAPWPD
- a CDS encoding lytic murein transglycosylase; translation: MISRHSLSLLCLALLAGGVRAAPPADAIAASADTAAFAGCLAQLRGQAASQGVSASTFNTYTQGLAPDMSVIASLDAQPEFKTPIWDYLAALVDDERIADGRQALQQWQPELARAQAQFGVDPATVVAVWGVESNFGKKLGGRPLLTSLSTLSCFGRRQSYFRGEFFATLKIIEQEHVRPERLNGSWAGAFGQTQFMPSTYLRLAVDFDGDGRRDLVDSVPDALASTANFLKRAGWQSGLPWGFEVALPAGLDIRIAGRRNKRPMSAWAAQGVKRVDGQPLPAGDTPAGLLLPAGPQGPAFLVTRNFDAVYSYNAAESYALAIAHLSDRLRGAGPFVRAWPTDDPGLSRAERRELQSLLIARGYDIGEPDGLIGARTRTALQAVQREAGLVADGRAGQKSLLWLRQNAADPPAGVNAPPAR
- a CDS encoding dioxygenase family protein — its product is MQAQPTLFVSHGAPTFALEPGRAGPLLAALGQRRPTPAAVLIVSPHWMTRGLAVTASTRPETIHDFGGFPAPLYALQYPAPGDPALAARVAALLGQAGHAVALDDRRGLDHGAWVPMLHMFPAHDVPVVQLSLPASLEPAQAWELGRNLAPLSGEGVLIVGSGSLTHNLYEFRQRDGADEPYVQAFTEWARAAVRAHDRQALEGYLDAAPQARRAHPTAEHYLPLLIAAGAAAPGSEVEVLDGGISHGVLSMDAYVFNAPAAH